The nucleotide sequence GCGGCGGCGCTTGTCTTCACGCACGATCCACCAGCTGATGCCGGCCACCATCAAGGCCAGCGCAAACCACGTCAAGGCGTACACGAGGTGGTTGTTGTGGAAGGAAATCACGGTCAGTCCGCCGACGGGCGCGTCACTGGCCGTTTCCGACTTTTCCTTCGCATCGACAAAATATGGCGCCACGTTGCTCAGCATGTGCGAGGCGCCGATGGCGGCCACGTCACGCGAATACCAGTGCTGCGTGGCAGGACTATTCTCGCGCAGGAAACCGCCGCCCGTCTCGCTGATGCGCAGCAAGCCGTCGACGTTGACGATGCCGGCCGGCGTGCTGGCGGCGATGCTGGCGCGTTTCGGCACGAAGCCGCGGTTGACCAGCACAGTGCTGCCATCGGCGAGGCGCAATGGCGTCATCAGCCAATAACCGCTGCCCAGTGCCGTCGTTGCCTGCACCAGGGTATTGAAAATGGGGAGATAAGTACCGGAGAGTCGCACATGGCGGTATTCATCCGTTTGTGGCGTAATGCTGGCCCAGGCTGCGGGTCCAGGTGCGTCCGTTGCGGGCGCATGTACACGTTGTTCGACGCGCTCGATCAGGTCAAGCTTCCAGAACAGGCGCTTGACTTGCCAGGTGCCCAAGGCACAGAAACCGGCAAATAAGATCCCCGCCAGCACGGC is from Janthinobacterium sp. 61 and encodes:
- a CDS encoding SURF1 family protein codes for the protein MMSQPRPSNTGRAPGAASQDAAPGPRGMVVRYALAVLAGILFAGFCALGTWQVKRLFWKLDLIERVEQRVHAPATDAPGPAAWASITPQTDEYRHVRLSGTYLPIFNTLVQATTALGSGYWLMTPLRLADGSTVLVNRGFVPKRASIAASTPAGIVNVDGLLRISETGGGFLRENSPATQHWYSRDVAAIGASHMLSNVAPYFVDAKEKSETASDAPVGGLTVISFHNNHLVYALTWFALALMVAGISWWIVREDKRRRARGAQRQESDHAGQD